A genome region from Polypterus senegalus isolate Bchr_013 chromosome 7, ASM1683550v1, whole genome shotgun sequence includes the following:
- the ostc gene encoding oligosaccharyltransferase complex subunit ostc, translated as METLYGVPFRVLECPNIKLKKPSWLHMPSAMTVYALVIVSYFLITGGIIYDVIVEPPSVGSMTDEHGHQRPVAFLAYRVNGQYIMEGLASSFLFTMGGLGFIILDRSNAPNIPKLNRFLLLFIGFVSVLLSFFMARVFMRMKLPGYLMG; from the exons ATGGAGACGTTATATGGAGTTCCTTTTAGAGTGCTGGAATGTCCCAATATCAAACTAAAAAAGCCGTCCTGGTTGCACATGCCTTCTGCAATGACGGTCTATGCCTTGGTTATCGTCTCCTATTTTCTCATTACTGGAG gAATCATTTATGATGTCATTGTGGAACCTCCAAGTGTTGGCTCTATGACCGACGAGCATGGCCATCAGAGGCCGGTAGCTTTTTTGGCCTATAG AGTCAATGGACAGTACATAATGGAGGGTCTCGCGTCTAGTTTTCTGTTCACAATGGGAGGCCTGGGATTCATCATTTTAGATCGCTCCAATGCTCCAAATATTCCAAAGCTGAACCGGTTTCTGCTTCTGTTCATCGGGTTTGTCAGCGTCCTGCTCAGCTTCTTCATGGCAAGAGTCTTCATGAGAATGAAACTACC gggATACCTTATGGGTTAA